The following coding sequences are from one Shewanella violacea DSS12 window:
- a CDS encoding DUF599 domain-containing protein, with translation MSAYLLDIFAFVCFSTCWIGYTWFAKVRAKSTNCIARCLHQHRIYWMNELISREIRVGEVALLANLERNITFFASTTMLVLAGVLTLFAQVERLEAVIATIPYAANPVHMLIQIKLVLLTFIFVMAFFQFTWSMRQYGFLNVMVGAAPIDLQGKNKNLRSYAKQMAIVQDQAAHTYNYGLRSYYFSMAVLCWFFHPVLFIVASLFVVYTLYAREFNSRAVKAITTAMLILDEENKQGQISSGG, from the coding sequence ATGTCTGCCTATCTTCTCGATATCTTCGCTTTTGTCTGCTTCTCCACCTGCTGGATAGGTTATACCTGGTTCGCCAAAGTCAGGGCAAAGAGCACGAACTGCATTGCCCGCTGTCTGCATCAACACAGGATCTACTGGATGAACGAGCTGATCTCTCGTGAGATCCGCGTCGGTGAAGTGGCACTACTGGCTAATCTCGAACGTAACATCACCTTTTTCGCCAGCACCACTATGCTGGTACTCGCCGGTGTATTGACCCTTTTTGCCCAGGTCGAGCGTTTAGAGGCTGTGATAGCAACCATTCCTTATGCTGCCAATCCAGTGCACATGTTAATTCAAATTAAACTGGTTTTATTGACCTTCATCTTCGTGATGGCCTTCTTTCAGTTTACCTGGTCCATGCGACAATATGGTTTTCTCAATGTGATGGTGGGCGCGGCCCCCATAGATCTGCAAGGTAAAAATAAAAACCTGCGCAGTTATGCTAAACAGATGGCAATAGTGCAAGATCAGGCCGCACATACCTATAATTATGGCCTAAGGTCCTACTATTTTTCCATGGCCGTCTTGTGTTGGTTCTTTCATCCTGTGTTATTTATAGTCGCCAGTTTATTTGTGGTTTATACCTTGTATGCTCGGGAGTTTAACTCCAGAGCCGTGAAGGCTATAACGACTGCTATGCTCATATTGGATGAAGAAAATAAACAAGGGCAGATATCTTCCGGTGGCTAA
- the nadK gene encoding NAD(+) kinase, protein MPKTFQTIGLIGKPNHHGTNLTLKRLHHWLSMQGFDILVEERVAAEIGPHCESVDLLELGERCDLAIVVGGDGNMLGAARVLARFNIGVIGVNRGNLGFLTDLAPDSFENALSEVLDGSFETEFRFLLEAEVHRHGHMKSSNTAVNEAVLHPGKVAHMIEFEVYIDDVFMYSQRADGMIVSTPTGSTAYSLSAGGAILTPNLEALILVPMFPHTLSCRPIVVDACSKIKLVVSPDNGDNLEVSCDGHVTLPVLPGDEILIKRSHERLRLIHPKGHNYFHVLRSKLGWGSKLF, encoded by the coding sequence ATGCCTAAAACATTTCAAACTATTGGCCTGATTGGCAAGCCTAATCATCACGGCACCAACCTAACCCTAAAACGCTTACACCATTGGCTGTCTATGCAAGGCTTTGATATTTTGGTGGAAGAAAGAGTAGCGGCAGAGATAGGCCCACATTGTGAATCAGTCGATCTACTGGAACTTGGTGAGCGATGCGATTTAGCCATAGTCGTTGGCGGCGATGGCAATATGTTAGGTGCCGCTCGCGTACTCGCCCGTTTCAATATTGGCGTTATCGGCGTCAACCGAGGTAACCTGGGATTTCTCACTGACCTTGCTCCCGATTCTTTCGAGAACGCCTTAAGCGAAGTGCTCGATGGCAGCTTCGAAACTGAGTTTCGTTTCTTGCTAGAAGCCGAGGTTCATCGCCATGGCCATATGAAGTCCAGTAATACTGCCGTTAACGAAGCGGTATTACATCCGGGTAAAGTGGCTCATATGATAGAGTTTGAGGTCTATATCGATGATGTCTTCATGTACAGTCAACGTGCCGATGGCATGATAGTGTCGACACCGACCGGATCCACAGCCTATTCACTTTCCGCTGGCGGCGCCATACTGACGCCCAACCTAGAAGCCTTAATATTAGTGCCCATGTTTCCCCATACGCTTTCTTGCCGCCCCATAGTGGTCGATGCTTGTAGCAAGATAAAGTTGGTTGTTTCACCGGACAATGGTGATAATTTAGAGGTGAGCTGTGATGGACATGTAACCTTACCAGTCCTTCCCGGTGATGAGATATTAATAAAACGCAGTCATGAGCGACTCAGGCTGATACACCCCAAGGGTCACAACTACTTCCATGTACTGAGAAGTAAATTGGGCTGGGGAAGTAAGCTGTTTTAA
- the grpE gene encoding nucleotide exchange factor GrpE, translated as MSNESSKAEQEQVDTVVEGEILTADEAVTSTDEASLVDELTQANFRIEELEQALAESQAKIKEQLDSVTRAAASEANIRRRAAQDVEKARKFALEKFANELLPVIDNMERALDGTDAEAEETKVIYEGVELTLKSFISTVDKFGLKIVNPQGETFNPEHHQAIGMQPSPDFPANTVMMVMQKGYILNDRLLRPAMVMVSQGAGSVDTKA; from the coding sequence ATGAGCAACGAATCGAGTAAAGCAGAACAAGAACAAGTCGATACTGTAGTAGAGGGTGAAATCCTTACTGCCGATGAAGCTGTGACAAGCACTGATGAAGCCAGTTTGGTGGATGAGCTGACCCAAGCCAATTTTCGCATTGAAGAGTTAGAGCAGGCACTCGCCGAGTCTCAAGCTAAAATCAAAGAGCAGCTAGACTCAGTGACTCGCGCCGCGGCTTCTGAAGCTAATATTCGTCGCCGTGCAGCTCAAGATGTTGAGAAGGCACGTAAGTTCGCTCTGGAGAAGTTCGCCAATGAGCTACTGCCTGTGATCGATAACATGGAGCGTGCGCTTGATGGAACTGATGCAGAAGCCGAAGAGACTAAGGTTATCTATGAAGGCGTTGAGCTGACACTTAAGAGTTTTATCTCTACCGTGGATAAGTTTGGTCTTAAGATCGTCAATCCACAGGGTGAAACATTCAACCCAGAGCATCACCAGGCTATCGGCATGCAGCCTAGCCCTGATTTTCCGGCGAATACGGTAATGATGGTCATGCAGAAAGGTTACATCTTGAATGACCGTCTATTGCGTCCTGCTATGGTGATGGTGTCTCAAGGCGCTGGTTCTGTAGATACCAAGGCTTAA
- the dxs gene encoding 1-deoxy-D-xylulose-5-phosphate synthase, which yields MSLDISQYPVLAQANTPDELRQLPQTLLPQLADELRSFLLKSVGRSSGHFASGLGTVELTVALHYVYNTPFDRLIWDVGHQAYPHKILTGRRDKMHTIRQKGGIHPFPWREESEYDTFSVGHSGTSISAALAMAIAAEKEQAGRKVVSVIGDGAMTGGMVFEAMNHAGDLHNDMLVVLNDNEMSISENVGALNNHLAQLMSGRLYTTIREGSKKVLKGMPVIKEMAKRTEEHLKGMVVPGTMFEELGFNYIGPIDGHDVDALVETMRNMRNLSGPQILHIMTKKGRGYEPAEKDPIGWHAVPKFDPSTFEKPTSKPANPTFSQVFGKWLCDISEKDDKVLGITPAMREGSGMVEFSQRFPKQYFDAAIAEQHAVTLAAGFACEGLKPVVAIYSTFLQRGYDQLIHDVALQKLPVLFAIDRGGIVGADGPTHQGAFDLSFMRAIPNMVIMAPSDENECRQMLYTGYCYKDGPTAVRYPRGSATGEPQVEEMTALPIGKGLIKREGAKIAILNFGTLLDCCLVAAESLDATVADMRFVKPLDIELVKRLSESHDLLVTVEENAIMGGAGSGVLEELQRLKRPMPVLQIGLPDEFIKHGEQKEILTELKLDSAGILEQIQEYLK from the coding sequence ATGAGTTTGGATATTTCCCAATACCCTGTGCTTGCACAGGCTAATACCCCAGATGAGCTAAGACAGCTCCCTCAAACCTTGTTGCCACAATTGGCTGACGAGTTAAGAAGCTTTCTGCTTAAATCTGTGGGTAGATCTAGTGGTCACTTCGCTTCCGGACTTGGTACTGTTGAGCTCACTGTGGCCCTTCATTACGTCTATAATACACCCTTCGATCGTCTGATCTGGGATGTAGGCCACCAGGCTTACCCTCACAAAATCTTGACCGGACGCCGTGACAAAATGCATACCATACGTCAAAAAGGAGGGATTCATCCTTTCCCATGGCGTGAAGAGAGTGAGTACGATACCTTCAGTGTCGGTCACTCGGGTACATCTATCAGTGCAGCACTGGCTATGGCCATTGCCGCAGAAAAAGAGCAAGCCGGACGAAAAGTGGTTTCTGTCATAGGTGATGGTGCCATGACAGGGGGAATGGTATTTGAAGCCATGAACCACGCCGGTGACCTTCACAATGACATGCTAGTTGTGCTTAACGATAACGAGATGTCAATCTCTGAGAATGTAGGCGCACTCAATAATCATTTGGCCCAACTGATGTCTGGCCGACTGTACACCACGATTAGAGAAGGCAGTAAGAAGGTTCTCAAGGGCATGCCTGTCATCAAAGAGATGGCAAAACGCACCGAAGAGCACCTCAAGGGCATGGTTGTTCCCGGCACCATGTTTGAAGAACTCGGCTTCAACTATATCGGCCCTATCGATGGCCACGATGTAGATGCCCTGGTCGAGACCATGCGCAATATGCGTAATCTATCCGGACCACAAATATTGCATATCATGACCAAGAAAGGTCGTGGTTATGAACCTGCAGAAAAAGATCCAATCGGCTGGCACGCCGTGCCTAAGTTCGATCCATCGACGTTCGAGAAGCCTACATCTAAACCCGCTAATCCAACCTTTTCACAGGTATTTGGTAAGTGGCTTTGTGATATATCGGAAAAAGATGACAAGGTACTCGGCATCACACCCGCTATGCGTGAAGGTTCAGGTATGGTGGAATTTTCTCAGCGATTCCCTAAGCAGTATTTCGATGCGGCTATCGCCGAACAACACGCTGTTACTCTCGCAGCAGGCTTTGCCTGTGAGGGACTCAAGCCTGTTGTCGCTATCTACTCGACGTTCCTCCAACGAGGTTACGATCAACTGATACACGATGTTGCATTGCAGAAACTCCCAGTGCTGTTTGCTATAGACCGTGGTGGCATAGTGGGTGCCGATGGCCCTACCCATCAGGGCGCCTTCGATTTGAGCTTTATGCGCGCCATACCAAACATGGTAATAATGGCACCATCCGATGAGAATGAGTGTCGTCAGATGCTCTACACTGGTTACTGCTACAAAGACGGTCCTACCGCAGTGCGTTACCCTAGAGGAAGCGCCACGGGTGAGCCACAAGTGGAAGAGATGACGGCCCTGCCAATCGGTAAAGGGTTAATCAAACGAGAAGGCGCTAAAATAGCCATACTCAACTTCGGTACACTCTTAGATTGTTGCTTGGTAGCCGCCGAATCTCTCGATGCCACAGTCGCCGATATGCGCTTCGTTAAACCTCTAGATATTGAGCTGGTCAAACGGCTTAGCGAAAGCCATGATCTATTGGTAACAGTAGAAGAAAACGCTATCATGGGCGGCGCTGGATCTGGAGTTTTAGAAGAACTACAACGATTGAAACGCCCTATGCCTGTGTTGCAAATAGGCTTACCGGATGAGTTTATTAAGCATGGCGAACAGAAAGAGATCTTAACCGAACTTAAGCTGGACAGTGCGGGAATTCTTGAGCAGATACAAGAATATCTTAAATAA